One genomic region from Candidatus Dormiibacterota bacterium encodes:
- a CDS encoding HAD-IA family hydrolase, translating to FAARLRSRPGSPPIAAAGLLRRMFAVLPPDPRMAALARRLRAAGVRTALLSNTWGGAEGHDPAELEAVFDAVVLSHEVGLRKPDPEIYALAARRLGVPPEACVVVDDLITNVTAAGAAGMRAILHQDGPATIAALEAIFGVTAPVR from the coding sequence CCTTCGCGGCCCGGCTGCGATCGCGTCCGGGGAGCCCGCCGATCGCGGCGGCGGGGCTGCTGCGCCGGATGTTCGCGGTGCTCCCTCCCGACCCGCGGATGGCGGCGCTGGCCCGCCGGCTGCGCGCCGCCGGGGTGCGCACCGCGCTGCTCAGCAACACCTGGGGCGGCGCCGAGGGCCACGACCCCGCCGAGCTCGAGGCGGTCTTCGACGCCGTGGTGCTCTCCCACGAGGTGGGGCTGCGCAAGCCCGATCCGGAGATCTACGCGCTCGCGGCGCGCCGCCTGGGCGTGCCGCCCGAGGCGTGCGTGGTCGTCGACGACCTGATCACCAACGTGACCGCCGCCGGAGCGGCGGGGATGCGGGCGATCCTGCACCAGGACGGCCCCGCCACCATCGCCGCGCTCGAGGCGATCTTCGGGGTCACCGCACCGGTTCGGTGA